Genomic DNA from Shouchella patagoniensis:
GCGCAAGAGTGCTAGATTCTGTGGAATACATAGGGAATAAATTACCGCATCCGTTTATGCTATTTCTGTACTTAGCAATTGCGGTTACACTTATATCAGCCATTGTAGATTTTATAGGCGTTTCCTTTACCCATCCGGGTACAGGGGAAGAAACTGCGGTACAAAGTCTTTTATCGACAGAGGGCTTAATGTACATGTTGGAATCAATGATTTCAAATTTTATTGGATTTACCCCTCTTGGTCTAGTTTTAACAATGATGCTAGGCATTGGGCTTGCCCAGCAAGTTGGCTTAGTTGAGACATTTATTAAGAGTACGATATTGAAGGCACCAGCAAAACTAGTGACTCTTGCGGTAGTTGGTACAGGAATTATTGGTAATATTGCTTCAGATGCAGCCTTTGTTCTTGTCCCTCCTCTTGGGGCTATGGTGTTTTACGCTCTTGGGCGTCATCCAATTGCTGGCATGGCAGCAGGTTTCGCCGGGGTTGGTGCGGGGTTTACTGCCAACTTTATCATAGCAGGGACAGATGTTCTTTTATCAGGTATATCTACTGAAGTAGTTCGGACAATTGATCCAGAAATGTCTGTACTCGTTACGGACAACTGGTTCTTTATGAGCGCTTCAGTTGTAATGTTGCTACTTATTTGTACTTTTGTGACAGAGCGAATCATTGAACCACGTCTTGGTAAATATAACCCTAAGTATGGGGCGAAAGAGTTTGTGAGCCAAGAGATGGAAACGGTTGGACCAAAAGAAAGTAAAGCTCTAATAATATCTATAATTGTTGGACTTGTTTATATCGGAATTGTTTGTCTGTTTATCGTTCCAGGAAATGGAATATTAAGAGGGGAGAATGGAGAAGTAATTCCATCCCCGTTTTTAAATAATATTGTACCGCTGCTTTTATTCTTATTTCTATCCGTATCGATTGCATACGGAGTTGCCGTCGGTGTTATTAAATCAACGAGGGACATACCTGAAATGATGGCAGAAGCAATTAAAAGTATGGCCGGTTACATTGTGTTAATCTTTGCTGCTGCCCAGTTTATAGCTTATTTTGATTGGAGTAATATTGGTGTATGGATTGCAGTAAGTGGGGCAGAGTTTTTAGAGAGTGTCAATATGACAGGTGTTGGCGTCCTTGTTGGCTTTATTTTATTGACTACTTTATTAAATTTATTTATCTTCAGTGGCTCTGCCCAGTGGGCATTAATGGCTCCGATTTTTATTCCGATGTTTATGCTACTTGATTATCATCCAGCTCTTGTGCAGTTAGCATACCGGATTGGGGACTCATCAACAGGTGTCATTACACCGATGAATCCATACGTTCCAATGGTGCTGGCATTTATGAAGAAATATGATTCACGCGCAGGGTTTGGAACATTATTTTCGGTAATGCTACCATATACACTTATTATTTTAGCGTTTTGGATTATTTTATTTATCGTGTGGACGGGCTTTGAATTGCCAATTGGACCAGGTGTAACAGACTATAAAGGGTAGTAAGGCAATAAAAGGGAGAGATTAACACATGTTTGAACAAGAAGCGAACAAGGTACAAGCACGCATGGTTGAGTGGCGTCGCCATTTGCATAAAAATCCAGAACTGAGTCATGAAGAAGAACACACCCGCACGTTTATTTGCGCGACTTTAGAAAAATTGGGAATTTTATATGAAACGATGGAAACAAGTTATGGAGTCATTGGTGTAATCAGTGGAGAAAAGCCAGGGAAAACAGTTGCCTTAAGAGCTGATATTGATGCCTTACCAATTAAAGAAGTAAATAACGTCTCCTATCGCTCGCAAAAAGAGAGAGTGATGCATGCATGTGGGCATGACGCACATACAGCGATGTTGCTCGGTACTGGAGCGGCTTTACAAGAACGCAAAGAAGAGATTGAAGGAACCATCTTACTTTTATTTCAACCAGCGGAAGAGGATGCACCAATAGGTGGGGCACAAGCGATGATGGAAGATCAAACGTTTTTAAAGTGGAAACCAGACGTGATTTTTGGTCAGCACGTTTGGCCTGATTTGCCAGTAGGACAAATTGGGGTTCGTCCTGGAGCTATGATGGGAAATTCGGATCGTATTACAATTACAGTAAAAGGATCTGGTGGACATGCAAGCATGCCACATCAAACGGTCGATGCGGTGGTTGTGGCAAATCAAATTATCTCTGGATTGCAAACGATTGTGAGCCGCAATATTGATCCATTAAATTCGGCTGTTATTACAATTGGGAAAATAACAGGTGGGGATCGGTATAACATTGTAGCGAGTGAAGTGACGTTGGAAGGGACAGTTCGCACACTTTCACCAGAAGTGCGCTCACAAGTAGAGACAAACATTAAACGCCTTGTTATGCAAGTAGCAGATGGTATGGGAGCTAGTGCTGACATTAACTATCAAAGAGGGTATGCTGCGACTATTAACACACAATCATGGGCGAGTGTGGTAAAGGAGCAAGCGGAAATACTTTTTGGTCCTAATGCTACGCCAAGTGTCAGTCCAAGTCTTGCTGGTGAGGATTTTGGTCGTTTCTTATTGCACTATCCAGGGGCTTATTTTTGGCTTGGAACGGCGATTGCCGAACGAGATGTACAGCGTCCACTTCACGATCCTGCTTTTGATATTGATGAGAAAGCAATGGAATATGGAATGAATTTAATGGCTACAATCGCTGTTGAGTCGTTGCAAAAGCTAAATAAGGGAGCGAAGGTAAATGGCTAATTGGATTGATGAATGGATTAAAAAGAAAGAAAGTAAGATCCAAACATGGCGTCGTCATCTCCATCAGAGAGCAGAAGTTGGATTTTGTGAATATGAAACAACGCATTACATCGTCGAACAATTAAATGGGCTTGGGTTCACACTCTATACAGGCGAAAATGTAATGGATAAAGAGGCACGGTTTGGGGTGCCGAGTGAACAAACGCTTGCTACGCACGAAGAACGAGCGCTTACAAATGGTGTACCAAAAGAATTTCTTGAAGAAATCAAAGGTGGATTTACGGGTGTTATTGCCGTACTAGATACGGGAAGACAGGGCAAACATGCAGCAATGCGTTTTGATATTGATGCCTTGCCAATTGAAGAGGCTGAAGAAGAAACCCATCTCCCTGCAAAACTTGGCTTTCGTTCCACTCATGCTGGAATGATGCACGCATGTGGCCATGATGGACACACTGCAATTGGAATTGCTATTGCTCATTTCATAAGTGAACATTGCAATCAGTTGAACGGTCGTTTTACCCTCATATTTCAACCAGCAGAAGAAGGAAGCCGCGGAGCAAACGCGATTGTTCAAAAAGGCTGGTTAGATAACGTTGATGTTTTTTGGAGTGGCCATCTAGGTATTAAACCGTTGCCAGTCGGGACACTGGTCTCTGGCGCTACAGACATTTTGGCGACAACAAAAATCGATGTAGAATTAAGTGGACAAACGGCTCATGCAGGAATGAGTCCACATGAAGGGAAAAATACACTTGTTGCTGCTTCTTCATTAGTACTCGGTCTGCATGCGATTGCTCCTCATGGAGATGGAACAACACGGATTAATGTTGGTTATATGGAGTCAGGTAGTGGACGAAATATTATACCTGGTCATGCGTTCCTTCAGTTAGAGACGCGTGGGTCTTCAACGCGTGAAAATCAATACATGAAACAAGAGGCGTTTAGAAGGATTGAGGGTGCTGCGCAAATGCATGGAGTATCAGCACAGATTGATATTGTCGGTGAAGGACTAGCTGCAAATACTGATCATATGTGGCTTACGGCGATTCCTGAAGCGGTCAAAGAAAGCGATTATGTGTCCGCAGTGCAAGACAACTTATCTCTCGGCGGATCTGAAGATGTTACATATATGATGCAACATGTACAAAAAGCAGGAGGAAAAGCAGCATACATGATTTACGGTACACCACTTGCGGCAGGACATCACCACCGTTTGTTTGATTTTGATGAAGCAGCGTTACCTGTTGCAGTCAGTGCATTGGCGCATTTAGTTGATACATTGTAAAATAAAAAGAAACGATCCCAGAGGAAGTGGAGCGTTTCTTTTATGTATAGGTAGGTGAATGAAATGAATATCCGTCTAGGTGTTGTAGGACCTGAAGATTCTGTTTCGCAAATCGTCGAGATTGCAAGTGGGTACCAAAATTTCACTGTTATCCCGATCACATATACACACGTAACGGAGGCACCTGCACTTGTTCAAGCACAAATTGGGATGGTCGATCAATGGTTGTTTTCTGGACAAGCTCCTTATTCAATCTGTATAGAAGCTAACGTCGTTTCTGAAAAAGCAGCTTGGTTTCCGCCTTTGCAAGGCTCGAGTTTGTTAGGTACCTTTCTTGAAGCATTGTATCAATCGGAGGAGAAAGTGTTATCTGTAAGTTTGGATACGATCTCGCCTGAGTATACAAATTGGTTGATTTCAGAGTTTTCGTTGAAATACTTAACAATTGATACATTCTTTTATCCTGGTCATGTTGCCCATGATACGCTTGTTCACTATCATAAAGAAGCCTACGATTCTGGAAAATCAACTCTCGCATTTACGTGTATTCGAGGTGTTTATAAGGCGTTAATCGAATTAGGCGTACCTTGCTATCGAGTAAGGCCAGCTGAACCTGTTATTCGGGAGACGCTTGCCAGAATACAAGACCATGCAAATTATTTATTTTACAAAAAAGCCCAAATAGCAGTAGTTGGAGCTGAGGTGCCTTTTTCATTAAGTGAAAGAAAAGAAATTACGTATTCATACAAATTAAAGCATCAGGAACTTATTGTGCGAAAACGTTTGCTCGAATACGCTGAATCGTTGCAAGGCTCTTTTCTTGAGGTTGGAAATGGTCATTTTGAGATTTATACGACTCGAGGAGAGATTGAAGAACAAGGATGGCCTTATGAGATTATCGAAGATATCAGACAAAGTGCGAAACTTCAATTATTCATTGGAATAGGCTATGGTCGAACAGCAATTGCAGCCGAACGCCATGTACAGATGGCACTGGATTATAGCAAGCAGTCAGGGAATCCTACAATCGTTTTAGTTGATGAGGAGAAGCGAGTAATGGAAGCGGGTCGAGGTGAAGACCCACTTCACTATGCGCAAATGCAGCTTAGTGATGCAGCAACGAAGACAGCGATTAGTCCAGCAGCCATTGCGCGTATCATTGCAAAAGCAAAACAGCAAAATCGAGAGCATTTTTCGTCGTCGGAATTGGCACAATGGCTTCAAAGTACAGAACGAAACGCGCGTCGTATTCTCCAAGAATTGGAACGTGGAGGTGTCATCGAGCAATCGGGTGAAGAACAATCTGGTAAGAGAGGTAGACCGAAGCGAGTGTATCGTTTTATTACTCAAAACTAATCGTTGCTTAGGAAAAAAGAAGTGGGGAGGGTTTAATCGTGCTCATTAGTCAACAAAAAATCGAAATTCGAGTCCTTCGTAAACGTGATAAGCATATTCTAGCAAGATGGTTAACGGATCCAACTATTCTTAAGTATTACGATGGAAGAGATAACCCTTCTTCCTTAGAACGAGTGCGTACGAGGTTTTATAAAAAAGAAGATCGTGTCACGCGTTGCATTGTCGAGTATGAGCATGTGCCGATTGGCTATATGCAATTTTATCCGATTAATGATGAAGAGCGAGTACGATATGGATATGCGAATTCAATCAATGTATATGGGATGGATCAATTTATTGGTGAAAATAGCTATTGGAATAAAGGAATTGGAACAACACTTGTGAAAATGATGGTGGCCTATTTAACTGATGAAGTGAAAGCAGATAAAGTTGTCATGGATCCTCAAATTCAAAATAAACGAGCACTTGCTTGTTATGCGAAATGTGGGTTTCAAGAAGTGAAACACTTGCCTCTACACGAGCTACATGAAGGGGAAAGGCGCGATTGTTTGTTAATGGAATATGTTAAAGAAGACGAAAAAAAGTGAAGCAAAAAAAGCATGTGCTCCTGCACATGCTTTCTTCTATTAGATCAATTCTTTTGCGAGTAACCTGTAGCTATCTAATCGTGTTTCATAGGAATGTTGGTTGCTATTAATCATTACTTCATCAAACTGATATTCTTGTTGTTCTTGTTCGAGTTGCCGCGCGACTTCTGTTGCCGTACCGACAAGGTGGAGCTTGCGATTTTTCTCAATAATGGCTTGATCCATTTCACTAAGTGGAAAATCTTTCGCTTCCTCTGGTGTCATCGTTTGTCGAATTTGTCCTTTAACAAGGAAGAGGCGGGATAAATCAATTGGTCGCGCATAGAATTCCGCTTCTTCTTTTGTTTTTGCGACTGTGGCGGCATAAGTGACATTAATGACGGGTGTCTCCATAAAATAGGAAGGTTCAAAATACGTCCGATATGCATCAAAAATGTCTTTGGACATGTCACCATTAAAAAATTGAGCAAATGAATAGCCAACCCCGAGACGTCCTGCTTGACGCGCGCTATTCCCACTTGAACCAAGGAGCCATGCTTCTGGCAAAGCAATTTGGTGAGGAGAAGCCATCACTTGATTGTACAAGGGATCATTCGTTTTTTGATCGTTTATTAATTGTAAACTTGTAGCAAATTTATCATATAAGTCATTAGGCGTATATGGTCTTCCTTCAGCTAAGGCTTGAATCGAATGGTGGTCTCCACCAGGTGCACGCCCCACACCGTAATCTATACGACCAGGAGCAAGGGCGCTAAGTGTTTTAAACACTTCAGCAAGCTTTAATGGTGAGTAATGCATCATCATCACGCCGCCAGTGCCAATCCGAATTCGTTTTGTTTTTGCGGCCAGGTGTGCAGCGGTAATTTCAGGAGCGGAGCTGGCAAATGATGGTCCGCTATGGTGTTCGGCCATCCACATGCGTTGAAAGCCTAGTTCGTCACCGAGTAAAGCTAGTTTCTCTGCAAATTGCAAAGCTTCAGAAGATGTATGGCCTTTAGAAATAGGGGCTTGGTCAAGTATACTAAGTTTCATTAAGTGTTCAGTCCTTTCCTGTCTTTCATGTTAAGCAATATAACACAGTATTAGGTTAGATATACATTGATCTGCTTCACCAAGTGGCAATGGTAAATAGGGACTTTTTGTTGAGTTCAGTTGTCTGAAACTGCAGGATAGCCTAAAATAAATTGGAAAAAATTACATATGAACGATTTAACTTCCTAAAACGTATAACAATTGAAAGCGAGGTGAAGCCGTGGATAGAGAAGACGCTAAGTTAATTAAACAAGCACAAAAAGGTGATGAACAGGCCATTACCGCGTTACTTAGTAAACATTATCAATTCATCTATTTATATTTCTTGAAAGTAACGATGCACCCTGCGCTTGCAGAAGATCTTACACAAGAAACAATGACGAAAGCGATCATCAGCATCCGTTCTTATAAAGTAAAGAAAGCGGCGTTTTCAACATGGTTAATTCGAATTGGAACAAATTGTTGGCTTGATGGCAAACGAAAAGAAAAACGTGAAAAGGCGTTTCAGCATGAGCAGCAACTGCGGTGGTCGTTAAGACATGAAGAGGATACAGATTGGATTGAAGTAAAAGAAGCGCTAGCCAAGTTAAAGGATATTCAACGAATCCCTGTTTTACTAAAGCATTATTACGGCTATTCGTACGATGAAATGGCGTTAATTTGTGATGTGCCTGTTGGAACAGTGAAGTCTCGTGTAAATGCGGGCATGAATCAATTAAGGAAGGAGCTGAACCATGACTGATCAAACAGAAAAGAGACTGAAAGAAGGATTGGCAATAATGGACCGTAGTGAAATGGAGAAGCCGTCAGAAACGGAGTTGCTTCAACTTGTTCGGGAAACACGTCGGAAGCAACGGAAAGAATCTGTCGCCTTTATTTTTGTAGCACTATTGTTGGCAAGCATAGCGATTCTTGGTTTTGCGACCACTCCTTTTCTCTTGATTGTTGTTTACGGAATCCTAACAGTAGTAACAGCCATTGTTTTTTTAATGCTATTGCGGATAAAAAAGGGGGATCGTCAGAATGGAAGAGCTTAACTCCATTCCTTTATGGGTGTTAATGGTTTTAGCCGTCTTATTAATTGCTCAAAGCTTATTTTTATTTTTTCATAGCCGTAACAATGATCAATGGAAATGGTTCTGGGGGATATGGGGTTGTATGCAAGTTCCTACGCCAATCATTGCCTATTTTCTTTGGACGAAATGGCTTCAACCTAAATTGCGAAATTGGGAGGGACGTTAAATGGACTATATGGAAATAATTAAGTTACTCGCACCACTTATTTTAGTTCAGTTTATTTTAATTATCGTTGCGTTCATTGATTTGTTTAGAAGGCAACATACAAAAGGACCAAAGTGGGTTTGGGGACTTATTATTGTGGGTTTTAATTTATTTGGACCGATTGTTTATTTCCTATTTGGAAGAGGGTCATCGCAATGAAACTAGATGTAAAAGGTTTATCAAAAGACAAGCGGGTCAACAATCTTTCATTTACGCTCCAACCAGGAAGAATGACTGCGCTTATTGGCGAGAATGGAGCTGGTAAAACAACGCTTCTCCATATGTTAGCAGGACTATTGCGATCGAGTGCTGGACAAATCATTCCTTCTGAAACACAGACCGATTTTCGGAAATCAATTGGTTTTTTACCGCAATATCCAGCCTTTCATAACTGGATGACAGCAAATGAGTATTTGGTTTATGCAGGAAAGTTAAGTGGTGTTGAAAAGCGTGTTGTGAACAAAAAAGCAAAGCAATTACTTAATCGGGTTGGATTAGCTGATGCGTGTAACAAGCAGATAAGTACATTTTCTGGTGGGATGAAACAACGCCTTGGAATTGCACAAGCTTTAATTGGAGACCCGCAATTGCTATTGATGGATGAACCAGTTTCAGCACTTGATCCAAAAGGTAGAGCGGAAGTGATGGCTTTATTAAAAGAATTAAAAGGAAACTGCACAGTCATGTATTCAACTCACGTACTTCATGATGCGGAACAAATCTGTGATGATGTACTCATGCTTCATCAAGGAAAATTAATTAAGTCAACTTCGCTTTCTGATTTACTCTCCTTTACAAAAAGCAATAGTTTAACCGTTAAAGCTTCAGAGGACATAACTGATTTTGCTAATCGTCTAAAAGAAAAACAACCATCTTGGCTCCTAGAAATAAGGGGGCATGAGTTTACAGTGCAAGATAAAGATGACAACGATATTCGGCGTTTACTTTTAAAAGAATTAAGTCAAGCAGATGTACCTTTCAAGCAAATTGCAGTTGATAGCAAGACGCTAGAAACTGTATTTCAGGAGGTTGTTGCCGATGCAAATGTTCCCCGTGCTCTTAAAAAAAGAATGGCTTGAGGCATGCAGAAGTTATCGTATATTATGGATGCCAGCGTTTTTTATCTTACTTGGTGCGATGCAGCCTCTCACAATGTACTATTTGGAAGACTTGTTAATGGTGTTAGGGGGCTTACCGGAGGGGGCTCAGCTCGCTTTTCCGGAAATGTCTGCCGTAGACATTTATAGCGACACGATCGGTCAATTTTCACAGGTGGGTATACTTGCGGTGGTACTCGGCTATATGGGTATGTTTACGAACGAACGAAAAACAGGAGAAGCAATGCTCGTGCTTGCAAAACCAGTCTCTTACTTTGCTTATTGGTTTTCAAAGTGGACGATGGCTGCAATAGTAGTACTATTTAGTTATGTGATGGGTCTTGTTGCAGCCCTATTTTATATTCAATTGTTATATGGTAGAATCCCGTTTACTGCAATCATTTCATCAGCGCTAGCTTATGGATTATGGCTCCTTGTCATTGTATCGCTTACGCTAGGGATTGGTACGTTTTTAAACAACCAAGCACTAACAGCTATTAGTAGCGTCATGATTGCTTTTGTATTAACGGTTACACCCATATTGCTAGGTGAAGGAGCGAGGTTCACTCCAGGAGGTTTATTGCAACTGTTTGAGCATCTTGCTTCAGGAAATCTCATTGAAAGTTATGCCTCTGCCTATGTTAGTGTCGCCCTTATTTTTCTTTGTGTTATTGGTGGAGGGTTCTTTATCAAAAAGACAGATTGGACAACATAAGAAAATCCTGCGGCAATTGCTGCAGGATTATTCTTCATATAAAGGAATCGAGATAAAAACGGTTGTCCCAACATCAAGTTTACTATCATAGTGAATTTTTCCTAGGTGCGCTTCAACAATTTTGTGACTTATTGTTAGACCAAGCCCTGTACCTTTTTCTTTGCGCGAATAAAAGGGTTCACCTAGCTTCTCAATCCGATCGCTACTAATACCACATCCATTATCTTGGACAGTAATACATACGTAATCGTCTATTGGTTTTGAATCTACTTCTATAATTGTAGCGCCTGCTTCAGTTGCATTTTTAATGATATTAATAAATAGTTGTTTTAATTGGTTTGCATCGCCTCTTACGAAAAGATCTTCATCCGTATTTAGTCGGATTGATGAGCCGTGTAAATGGGCTTCAGAGTTAAGAAGACGAACAATGTCTTTTAAGACTGATCGAACGTTCGTTCGAGAAAAGGCGATCTCTTGTGGTCGAGACAAGACTAGGAGTTCGCTTGCGATCATATTGATTCGTTCCAATTCGTCAAGCATAATGCGATGCAATGGGTTTTCTTTTTCACTCTCTGTCTGAAATAGTTGCACAAACCCGTGTAGTGACGTAAGTGGGTTCCGGATTTCGTGCGCAATGCCAGCAGCGAGTTCACCAATAACCGCTAATTTTTCAGTAGTACGTAACTTTTCTTCGGTTTCAATCATCTTCGTAATATTATTTGCGTAGCCCGTAATACCAACGATTTCATCCTCAATTATGATTGGTACAGACGCACAATTGACTATTACTTTTTTACCCGTACGATGATTCACGTGAACTTCATTGCATTGGTGCGCTCGTCTTTCGTTTATTACACGTGAGAATTTCTTATGTAGTCTAAGATGATCTTCTTCACGAATAAATGAAATGAAAGGCTTACCAATCGCATCATTTCGTTTATAACCAGTGACGTATTCAAATTGATCATTTAGATCAACGATTGTTCCATTTAAATCAATCATATAAACAAGCTCGGGATTATGTTCAAACAATGCTTTGTAACGAAGCTCACTTTCAGCTAACTTTTTTTCAGCCTTAATTCGTTCAGTTATATCTCGACCAATGACGACGAGTCCTTTTCTCTCCCCATTTTCGCGGAATAGTGGTGTTTTAATGGTGTCAAATATTTTTTCTTCCCCATTAGGAAGCGTAAAGACTTCTTCAGCTCGTGTCATTTCTCCGTTTTGCCATGTTTCTTCATCGGTCTTTTCACAGTATAGAAGGGCATCTCGATAAAACTTGCTATACTCTGCCAGCTCGGAATCTTTTTTTCCTTCGTAAGCAACCCCCTCTAGTTGGTATAGCTTTAAGCCAAACTCATTTGCTTGAATCCAACGTCCTTCGCCATCTTTAAAGTTGACGAAATCAACCATGGAATTGATTAGAGTGCCGACTTTTTCTTTTTCCTCTCGTAGCGTCTGAATTTTTTCTGATTTTCTCATAAGAAAATAGATGAATATACCTGTTGCTGCAACAAAAATAATGCCTTTTACTTTTTGAAACAAGGTATAAAGTTCTGGTTCCCATGAAGACAGGCCAATGTCTGTTCCTACAATCCAGAATACGCTAATACCTACATAAAGGAGTAACACTTTCTTTTTAGATTTCATCTGAAGTTCCGCCTTTGTGATCAATCAATCAATTAGATGTGCCGTTTTTAGATTAACTGCTATACAACAGAATGACAACTATGAAATAAAAAGTCAGTCAATTTAGCTAACGGCATGAGCGTTTTCGTGGCGCCTCTGGTGCTCGATTTACTGTTTTTATAAAAGTGGGAATTTGGCTAAAAAGGTCAAATAAACAAGAATATAATCTGATGGAAAATAGGCATAAAGTTGGGCTGTTACAATCGAATAAAAAGAAAACGTACACAGTGTTAGCTTCACTTAAAATGGAGCGTGAAAAAGATATTTATAACCAGCTTTATCATCCATAAGGGTACTTATAATCGATCACATTTGTTTTCAGGTTGAAGAGACTATGTGTGATTTGTTTTTATACATCAGGTTTTACGCATTTATTTGAATAGAGGGTTGACTTATTATTAAGAGATGCAAGGCATAGCAGCTTCCCTTTTTTTTAACATCGATAACAGTTATGTTGTGAATCCTGCAGAACCCAATGCTGCAGTTGGTTATTCTGATACATTGTTGGATAATAAATTTACTAAAAGGGGGTTTACATTAGCAGAGCTGATTCATTTAGAATCAAGGTGCGGGAGTATTGACTTTACAAGCTACCAAGACATTGTGGTTGAGAAAAAAGCCGAATAGGCTATGTTATACTACTGAAAAAACACTTAAGATTAGAACAAATGCTGCTTTTAAGTGTGTGTGGAGATGGTGATTTTTGACAAAGTTAGAACCTGTAGAAGTAGCAAGGAGTTTTGTGGAGTTGAACTATCCGAACTGTGAGGCTGCTTTGCTTGCAGGGAGTACAATCAGAGGTGAAGCGACAACTACTTCTGATTTGGATATTGTAGTATTTGATCAAACGTATAAGACGTCTTTTAGAGAGTCGCTCATAATGAATAATTGGCCGATTGAAGTATTTTTGCATACACTTGAATCATTTCGTGATTTTTTTAGAGCGGATATTGAAAGAGGCCGTCCATCTTTACCAAGAATGGTCGCAGAAGGGGTTGTGTTAAAAGATACGGGAGTGATTGAATCAATTAAAGTAGAAGCAACTATTTTACTTAATGAGGGGCCAAAAGCATGGACAAAAGCTGAAATCGATCAAAAGCGTTACGTAATTACGGATCTAGCTGAAGACTTTATTGGGAGTGAGGACAGAGCGGAAGCGATCTTTATTGTGGGTGAGTTGGCTATGCATGTAAGCGAATTCATCTTGCGAACAAACAAAGAATGGATTGGTCATTCGAAATGGTCTATACGTGCTTTGCGAGCACATAATCACCAGCTTGCAGAATTATTTATTGAAGCATTTGATTCCTATTATCGGACAAGTTCAAAAGAAAAAGTTGACCGATTAGTAACTCAAATTCTTAAACCTTACGGGGGAAAGTTGTTTCATGGATACCGCCTTGGGAGGAAGGAACCGAAATAATCTACATTTTAAGATAACTTTTAAAAACATGTTGACACATCGGAATTATGGGAATAATATATAAACAAATCCGACAGGTAAAGAAAGTGTAGTTCTTGTCGGAGAATCTTAACTCATTAATGCCGACTAAATACATAAGAATACAAGATAAAAGGAGGGGATTAGTAAGATGAAAAAAATGGCTTATCCACTAGTTGCATTGATTTTTCTTACAGCATGTAATTCAGAAGTCGCTGGAGGCAACGAAGGGGATGTGGAACTATTAAATGTCTCTTATGACCCAACTAGAGAGCTTTATGCAGAGGTTGATAAAGCATTTGTGGAGTATTGGCAAGGGGAAACAGGCCAATCAGTAACGATTAATGCCTCTCATGGAGGCTC
This window encodes:
- a CDS encoding ABC transporter ATP-binding protein: MKLDVKGLSKDKRVNNLSFTLQPGRMTALIGENGAGKTTLLHMLAGLLRSSAGQIIPSETQTDFRKSIGFLPQYPAFHNWMTANEYLVYAGKLSGVEKRVVNKKAKQLLNRVGLADACNKQISTFSGGMKQRLGIAQALIGDPQLLLMDEPVSALDPKGRAEVMALLKELKGNCTVMYSTHVLHDAEQICDDVLMLHQGKLIKSTSLSDLLSFTKSNSLTVKASEDITDFANRLKEKQPSWLLEIRGHEFTVQDKDDNDIRRLLLKELSQADVPFKQIAVDSKTLETVFQEVVADANVPRALKKRMA
- a CDS encoding PLD nuclease N-terminal domain-containing protein, which gives rise to MDYMEIIKLLAPLILVQFILIIVAFIDLFRRQHTKGPKWVWGLIIVGFNLFGPIVYFLFGRGSSQ
- a CDS encoding PAS domain-containing sensor histidine kinase, whose product is MKSKKKVLLLYVGISVFWIVGTDIGLSSWEPELYTLFQKVKGIIFVAATGIFIYFLMRKSEKIQTLREEKEKVGTLINSMVDFVNFKDGEGRWIQANEFGLKLYQLEGVAYEGKKDSELAEYSKFYRDALLYCEKTDEETWQNGEMTRAEEVFTLPNGEEKIFDTIKTPLFRENGERKGLVVIGRDITERIKAEKKLAESELRYKALFEHNPELVYMIDLNGTIVDLNDQFEYVTGYKRNDAIGKPFISFIREEDHLRLHKKFSRVINERRAHQCNEVHVNHRTGKKVIVNCASVPIIIEDEIVGITGYANNITKMIETEEKLRTTEKLAVIGELAAGIAHEIRNPLTSLHGFVQLFQTESEKENPLHRIMLDELERINMIASELLVLSRPQEIAFSRTNVRSVLKDIVRLLNSEAHLHGSSIRLNTDEDLFVRGDANQLKQLFINIIKNATEAGATIIEVDSKPIDDYVCITVQDNGCGISSDRIEKLGEPFYSRKEKGTGLGLTISHKIVEAHLGKIHYDSKLDVGTTVFISIPLYEE
- a CDS encoding ABC transporter permease, giving the protein MQMFPVLLKKEWLEACRSYRILWMPAFFILLGAMQPLTMYYLEDLLMVLGGLPEGAQLAFPEMSAVDIYSDTIGQFSQVGILAVVLGYMGMFTNERKTGEAMLVLAKPVSYFAYWFSKWTMAAIVVLFSYVMGLVAALFYIQLLYGRIPFTAIISSALAYGLWLLVIVSLTLGIGTFLNNQALTAISSVMIAFVLTVTPILLGEGARFTPGGLLQLFEHLASGNLIESYASAYVSVALIFLCVIGGGFFIKKTDWTT
- a CDS encoding nucleotidyltransferase domain-containing protein — encoded protein: MTKLEPVEVARSFVELNYPNCEAALLAGSTIRGEATTTSDLDIVVFDQTYKTSFRESLIMNNWPIEVFLHTLESFRDFFRADIERGRPSLPRMVAEGVVLKDTGVIESIKVEATILLNEGPKAWTKAEIDQKRYVITDLAEDFIGSEDRAEAIFIVGELAMHVSEFILRTNKEWIGHSKWSIRALRAHNHQLAELFIEAFDSYYRTSSKEKVDRLVTQILKPYGGKLFHGYRLGRKEPK